One genomic segment of Syngnathus acus chromosome 1, fSynAcu1.2, whole genome shotgun sequence includes these proteins:
- the msmo1 gene encoding methylsterol monooxygenase 1, producing MEVNGTANILSSAYLAAEYVDAFLPRNPLQSPFKHAWDYMMDNYTKFQIATWGSLIVHEFIYFLFCLPGFIFQFLPFMQKYKIQPDKPETWDKQWRCFKMLLFNHFFIQLPLICGTYYFTEFFNIPYDWDSMPRWPYVMAQCFGCAVVEDAWHYFLHRLLHHRRIYKYIHKVHHEFTSPFGMQAEYAHPAETIILGAGFFIGIMIFCNHVFFLWAWVAVRLLETIDVHSGYDIPINPLHLVPFYAGARFHDFHHMNFVGNYASTFTWWDKLFNTDNQYNKHMHKDREGKKMQ from the exons ATGGAGGTGAACGGCACAGCAAACATCTTGAGCTCGGCCTACCTGGCGGCAGAGTATGTGGACGCATTCTTGCCCAGGAACCCCTTGCAGTCCCCGTTCAAGCACGCGTGGGACTACATGATGGACAACTACACAAAGTTCCAGATTGCCACCTGGGGCTCGCTCATCGTGCATGAGTTCATCTACTTCCTCTTTTGCCTCCCTGGCTTCATCTTCCAGTTCCTGCCCTTCATGCAGAAGTACAAGATCCAACCG GACAAGCCGGAGACATGGGATAAGCAGTGGCGGTGCTTCAAGATGTTGCTGTTCAACCACTTCTTCATCCAGCTGCCACTCATCTGCGGCACGTATTATTTCACCGAGTTCTTCAACATCCCTTACGACTGGGACTCCATGCCGCGATG GCCATACGTCATGGCTCAGTGCTTCGGCTGCGCTGTAGTGGAGGACGCATGGCACTACTTCCTCCATCGACTTCTCCACCATCGAAGGATCTACAAGTACATCCACAAAGTCCACCACGAGTTCACT TCGCCGTTTGGCATGCAGGCCGAGTACGCCCACCCCGCCGAAACCATCATCTTGGGGGCGGGCTTCTTCATTGGCATCATGATCTTCTGCAACCACGTCTTCTTCCTATGGGCCTGGGTGGCCGTGCGCCTGCTGGAGACCATCGACGTGCACAG CGGGTACGACATTCCCATCAATCCTCTGCACCTGGTACCGTTCTACGCCGGCGCCCGCTTCCACGACTTCCACCACATGAACTTTGTGGGCAACTACGCCTCCACCTTCACTTGGTGGGACAAGCTGTTCAACACTGACAATCAATACAACAAGCACATGCACAAAGACAGAGAGGGCAAGAAGATGCAGTAA
- the klhl2 gene encoding kelch-like protein 2: protein MVHAAGPSVLPLNTSGTMDTHPLCTRLCPHALDKEDGVERQGAVTLNPRHMRKAFKVMNELRSQSLLCDVTIVAEDVEIAAHRVVLAAGSPYFHAMFTGEMAESRAKRVRIKEMDGWTLGLLVDYIYTAEIQVTEENVQALLPAAGLLQLNEVKKACCEFLSSQLHPSNCLGIRAFADLHACSQLLTQANCYAEQHFSEVVGSEEFLNLGMEQVSSLIASDKLTIPTEEKVFESVIAWVNHDKDVRQEHLAHLMEHVRLPLLTREYLVQRVEEEALIKNSSACKDYLIEAMKYHLLPADQRALMKTARTRMRTPACCPKVMVVVGGQAPKAIRSVECYDFEEQRWYQVAELPTRRCRAGVVCVGTCVYAVGGFNGSLRVRTVDCYDPMMDRWTSVSSMQDRRSTLGAAVLNGLLYAVGGFDGSTGLSTVEAYNAKTDEWFHVLPMSTRRSSVGVGVVNGILYAVGGYDGATRQCLSTVEAYNPKSNTWSYIAEMGTRRSGAGVGVLKGLLYAVGGHDGPLVRKSCEVFDPASNSWRQVADMNMCRRNAGVCAVNNLLYVVGGDDGSCNLASVEFYNPNSDKWTLLPSCMSTGRSYAGVTVIDKPL, encoded by the exons ATGGTGCATGCTGCTGGGCCAAGTGTGCTGCCGTTGAATACAAGCGGAACCATGGACACGCATCCACT GTGCACAAGGCTTTGTCCACACGCTTTGGACAAAGAGGACGGCGTGGAGAGACAAGGTGCGGTCACGTTGAACCCTCGACACATGAGGAAGGCCTTCAAAGTCATGAACGAGCTGCGCAG TCAGAGCTTGTTGTGTGATGTCACCATCGTAGCAGAGGACGTGGAGATCGCCGCTCACCGCGTGGTGCTCGCTGCTGGCAGCCCGTACTTCCACGCCATGTTCACAG GCGAGATGGCCGAGAGTCGAGCCAAGCGCGTGAGAATCAAAGAGATGGATGGGTGGACTCTGGGACTCCTGGTGGATTACATCTACACCGCCGAGATACAAGTCACCGAGGAGAATGTGCAG GCTCTGCTGCCGGCCGCGGGTCTGCTGCAGCTGAACGAGGTGAAGAAGGCGTGCTGCGAGTTCCTGAGCTCTCAGCTGCACCCGTCCAACTGCTTGGGCATACGAGCCTTCGCCGACCTGCACGCCTGCTCGCAACTGCTCACCCAGGCCAATTGCTACGCAG AGCAACACTTCAGCGAGGTGGTGGGCAGCGAGGAGTTCCTCAATCTGGGCATGGAGCAGGTTTCCAGCCTCATCGCCAGCGACAAGCTCACCATTCCCACCGAGGAGAAG GTCTTTGAATCGGTCATCGCGTGGGTCAACCATGACAAAGACGTGCGCCAGGAGCACTTGGCCCACCTCATGGAGCACGTGCGCCTGCCCCTGCTCACCAGAGAATATCTGGTGCAG cgtgtggaggaggaggcgctCATCAAGAACAGCAGCGCCTGCAAGGACTACTTGATCGAGGCCATGAAGTACCACCTGCTGCCCGCTGACCAGCGAGCGCTCATGAAGACGGCACGCACGCGCATGCGGACCCCCGCCTGCTGCCCCAAG gtgatggtggtggtcgGCGGCCAAGCGCCAAAAGCCATCCGCAGCGTCGAATGTTACGACTTTGAGGAGCAGCGCTGGTACCAGGTAGCCGAGCTGCCCACCCGCAGGTGCAGAGCAG GCGTGGTGTGTGTGGGAACATGCGTGTACGCCGTGGGGGGCTTCAACGGTTCCCTGCGTGTGCGTACGGTGGATTGTTACGACCCCATGATGGACCGCTGGACCAGCGTCAGCAGCATGCAAGACCGCCGATCCACACTGGGTGCCGCCGTGCTCAACGGACTTTTGTACGCCGTGGGAGGCTTTGACGGAAGCACAG GTCTGTCCACCGTTGAGGCGTACAACGCCAAGACCGATGAATGGTTCCACGTGTTGCCCATGAGCACACGACGTAGCAGCGTGGGAGTGGGTGTTGTTAACG GGATTCTGTATGCTGTCGGCGGTTACGACGGCGCCACCAGGCAATGTCTGAGCACGGTGGAAGCCTACAACCCCAAAAGTAACACGTGGAGTTACATCGCCGAAATGGGCACCCGACGCAGCGGCGCAG GCGTGGGGGTGCTGAAGGGTTTGCTGTACGCCGTGGGCGGCCATGACGGCCCCTTGGTAAGGAAGAGCTGCGAAGTGTTCGACCCGGCCTCCAACAGCTGGCGGCAGGTGGCCGATATGAATATGTGTCGTCGTAACGCAG GCGTGTGTGCGGTCAACAACCTGCTGTACGTTGTGGGTGGCGACGACGGGAGCTGCAATCTGGCGTCGGTGGAGTTCTACAACCCCAACTCGGACAAGTGGACGTTGCTGCCAAGCTGCATGAGCACGGGACGCAGTTATGCAG GTGTGACTGTGATCGACAAGCCCTTATGA
- the med28 gene encoding mediator of RNA polymerase II transcription subunit 28, translating into MSSSMSGMFPGQQPPSAHPIPGVGGPGQPGFPVPGNRSQGSNTLVDELEASFEACFASLVSQDYVNGTDQEEIRTGVDQCIQKFLDVARQTECFFLQKRLQLSVQKPEQVVKEDVSELRNELQRKEMLVQKHLSKLHHWQQVLEDVSVQHRKPSDLPPPGPLAFLEQASASLPPAPLKPN; encoded by the exons ATGTCGTCGTCCATGAGCGGAATGTTCCCCGGACAGCAGCCGCCAAGCGCGCATCCCATACCCGGCGTCGGTGGCCCAGGCCAGCCCGGTTTTCCCGTTCCGGGGAACCGGAGCCAAGGAAGCAACACGCTGGTGGACGAACTGGAAGCTTCGTTCGAG GCCTGTTTCGCATCGTTGGTAAGCCAAGACTACGTGAACGGAACTGACCAGGAGGAGATCCGAACCG GCGTGGACCAGTGCATCCAAAAGTTCCTGGACGTGGCCCGGCAGACGGAGTGCTTCTTCTTGCAGAAGAGGCTTCAGCTCTCAGTGCAGAAACCTGAGCAGGTGGTCAAAGAG GATGTGTCTGAGTTGCGCAATGAACTCCAGAGAAAGGAGATGCTGGTGCAGAAGCACTTGTCCAAGCTGCACCACTGGCAGCAAGTGCTGGAAGACGTCAGCGTGCAGCATCGCAAGCCCAGTGACCTACCGCCGCCTGGACCCCTGGCCTTCCTGGAGCAGGCCTCAGCCAGCTTGCCTCCCGCACCTTTAAAGCCAAACTAA
- the lap3 gene encoding cytosol aminopeptidase, whose translation MFLMRRAAVLPLSRSTCCRTFCASKSLKMERKGLVLGVFEKKEEEGSHHLTEAAAGFDRQVSGKLSELLKISGPSLKKGKSRVFYGVHKDFPCVAVVGLDDVTAGVCQAENWDSAKENIRTAVAAGCRVLQDLDVSHVEVDGCGDPQAAAEGALLGLFHYDQLKSKKKPKVIVQPHASSDVAAWEKGVLYAEGQNLARLLMEAPANHITPTVFAKTIEERLAQYGDRVVVHKRSQEWIEEQGMGAFLSVSKGSEEPPVFLELHYQGSPDSAQAPLLLVGKGITFDSGGISLKPSASMDMMRADMGGAATVCAAVVTAAALKLPVNVIGLTPLCENMPSGKATKPGDVVTAKNGKTIQVDNTDAEGRLVLADALCYAHTFNPRAVVNVATLTGAMDVALGSAATGVFTNSDWLWEQMHKASIVTGDRVWRMPLFQHYTRQVTDSQLADLNNIGKYSRSGGACTAAAFLREFVTSPHWAHLDIAGVMSNKDEIPYLKKGMSGRPTRTLVEFAAALAHNK comes from the exons ATGTTCCTTATGAGGAGAGCTGCCGTGCTGCCACTCTCACGGAGCACATGCTGTCGGACATTTTGTGCCTCGAAAAGTCTTAAGATGGAAAGAAAA GGTTTGGTCCTGGGAGTTTTTGAGAAGAAGGAAGAGGAAGGCAGCCATCATTTGACTGAGGCAGCAGCAGGTTTTGACCGCCAAGTTTCTGGAAAATTGTCCGAATTACTGAAAAT TTCTGGACCGTCGCTcaagaaaggaaaaagcaGAGTATTCTATGGAGTCCACAAG GACTTCCCGTGTGTTGCCGTGGTCGGTCTAGATGATGTCACGGCCGGCGTGTGCCAAGCAGAAAACTGGGACTCCGCCAAGGAGAACATCCGCACGGCTGTGGCAGCCGGCTGCAGGGTTCTCCAGGACCTGGACGTGAGCCATGTGGAGGTGGATGGCTGCGGTGACCCTCAGGCGGCAGCAGAGGGCGCCTTACTGGGCCTGTTTCATTACGACCAGCTGAAATCGAAGAAAAAGCCCAAAGTGATTGTGCAGCCTCATGCCAG TTCTGATGTGGCAGCATGGGAGAAAGGAGTGCTGTACGCCGAAGGCCAAAACCTAGCCCGCCTCCTCATGGAAGCCCCAGCCAATCACATCACTCCCACCGTGTTTGCCAAGACCATTGAAGAGCGGCTGGCGCAATATGGCGACCGGGTCGTAGTCCATAAGCG aTCTCAGGAGTGGATCGAGGAGCAAGGGATGGGCGCGTTTCTCAGTGTGTCCAAAGGCTCCGAGGAGCCCCCGGTCTTCCTGGAGCTGCACTACCAGGGCTCACCCGACAGTGCCCAGGCCCCGCTCCTTCTGGTGGGCAAGGGCATCACCTTCGACAG CGGCGGCATTTCTCTGAAGCCTTCCGCTTCCATGGATATGATGCGAGCCGACATGGGCGGAGCCGCCACCGTGTGCGCCGCGGTCGTAACGGCAGCGGCCCTCAAGCTGCCCGTCAACGTCATCG GCTTAACTCCGCTGTGCGAGAACATGCCTAGCGGCAAGGCGACCAAACCAGGTGATGTCGTAACGGCAAAGAATGGGAAAACCATTCAG GTGGACAACACCGATGCAGAAGGCCGGCTCGTCCTCGCCGACGCGCTCTGTTACGCACATACCTTCAACCCCAGGGCTGTTGTTAATGTTGCTACGCTAACAG GCGCCATGGACGTCGCGCTGGGCTCGGCGGCGACGGGAGTCTTCACCAACTCGGATTGGTTATGGGAGCAAATGCACAag GCCAGTATCGTGACAGGCGACCGAGTGTGGCGGATGCCTTTGTTCCAGCATTACACCAGACAGGTGACGGACAGCCAGCTGGCCGACCTCAACAACATCGGCAAATACAGCAG GTCGGGCGGTGCGTGCACGGCAGCGGCCTTCCTGAGAGAATTTGTCACGTCGCCGCACTGGGCTCATCTGGACATCGCAGGAGTGATGAGCAATAAGGATGAAATCCCGTACTTGAAGAAGGGCATGTCGGGAAGGCCCACACGTACCCTGGTTGAGTTTGCAGCCGCGTTGGCACACAATAAATGA